A DNA window from Enoplosus armatus isolate fEnoArm2 chromosome 9, fEnoArm2.hap1, whole genome shotgun sequence contains the following coding sequences:
- the LOC139290286 gene encoding free fatty acid receptor 2, producing the protein MQECHTGLCLSVYIITFVLGFPANVLAFYTFCKKVRQKPTPIDILLLNLTISDLLFLLFLPFKMQEVMNNMLWDMPYPLCPLSGFIFYMTIYNSTFFLTAVSVERYLGVAFPIQHTLKRRPVYAVAASIFFWIFTFIHLSIVFIVPFIGSENSLNTTLGYNASDSSAIADQKKEVCYENFTQAQLRVLLPVRLELCVVLFCIPFLICSFCYINFIRILSKLQHIDRRRRLRAIGMALGTLLVFALCFGPYNVSHIVGFFTWKSPDWRDKALLCSTFNACLDPLIFYLSSSAVRGTVGSVMEGVKTRLNRCMSCHMLWALWGGINKTAKDKEHKQEEINAI; encoded by the coding sequence ATGCAGGAGTGCCACACTggcctgtgtctgtctgtctacatcatTACCTTTGTGCTGGGCTTCCCGGCCAATGTCCTCGCCTTCTACACTTTCTGCAAGAAAGTGAGGCAGAAGCCTACACCGATTGACATCCTGCTCCTCAACCTGACCATCTCTgacctcctctttctcctcttcctgcccTTCAAGATGCAGGAAGTGATGAACAACATGCTCTGGGACATGCCCTACCCCCTCTGTCCACTGTCTGGCTTCATCTTCTACATGACCATCTACAACAGCACCTTCTTCCTCACTGCGGTCAGCGTAGAGCGCTACCTGGGTGTGGCTTTCCCCATCCAGCACACCCTGAAGCGGCGACCTGTGTACGCCGTCGCCGCCAGCATCTTCTTCTGGATTTTCACCTTCATCCACCTGAGCATTGTGTTCATCGTGCCTTTCATCGGCTCTGAAAACTCTCTGAACACCACCTTAGGCTACAATGCCTCAGATAGCTCCGCCATTGCTGACCAAAAGAAAGAGGTGTGTTATGAGAACTTCACGCAGGCTCAGCTGAGGGTCCTCCTGCCTGTGCGGCTGGAGCTCTGCGTGGTACTTTTCTGCATCCCTTTCCTGATTTGCAGTTTCTGctacatcaacttcatcagGATTCTGTCCAAGCTGCAGCACATTGACCGGCGCCGGCGCCTGCGGGCCATTGGCATGGCTTTAGGAACACTGCTGGTGTTCGCTTTATGTTTTGGCCCCTATAACGTCTCGCACATTGTCGGCTTTTTTACATGGAAAAGTCCTGACTGGAGAGACAAGGCTCTGCTGTGCAGCACCTTTAATGCTTGTCTAGACCCTCTTATTTTCTacctttcttcctctgctgtgagAGGGACTGTGGGTAGTGTGATGGAAGGGGTTAAGACTCGCCTAAACAGGTGCATGTCCTGTCACATGCTCTGGGCCTTGTGGGGGGGAATTAACAAGACTGCAAAAGATAAGGAACACAAACAAGAGGAGATCAATGCTATCTAA